Proteins from one Podospora pseudoanserina strain CBS 124.78 chromosome 1, whole genome shotgun sequence genomic window:
- a CDS encoding hypothetical protein (EggNog:ENOG503P2WA; COG:L): MMETIHGSSLDLSSIHRLPTVSAAQALEDFEGTQNHHISTGLPVLDASNGIQKGSVTEIWGPPGVGKTAFGIQLTANCLREGGGVVWSGLGNLLWSGTYTNADGFHRMSIERLHQVVDLNSEDGQIQPLDKFVHYSCPTLVHLIALLCRPTASCIPEWTSLIVVDSLSALVNHDVLKNTDLRQAPQTKHKDTRERRIQALHYILSNLQKLAATRDVAIVILTQCATKMQAERGATLVPAINASVWRQGIVSRIALFRDRLQNDFETSTALRFAFIQKLNGVDKHADDAAALCGFHIEAAGLVPVEYDQASSPLRTMSTPAGAQKRKLGDTGFEIADSEDEGDDDEDYGWDLEPDALPPMPSQWQGSEDILLTREPESNADLLDEGVQGESDDGKDPESTLVVNDSEDDDDETENTDDDDGKDVDKHENVDDRVS; the protein is encoded by the exons ATGATGGAAACAATCCATGGCTCAAGCCTTGACCTTTCCTCAATCC ACCGTCTTCCTACCGTGTCGGCTGCACAGGCCCTGGAAGACTTTGAAGGGACCCAGAACCACCACATCTCCACCGGCCTTCCAGTTCTCGATGCCTCAAATGGCATCCAGAAGGGCAGTGTGACGGAAATATGGGGGCCCCCGGGCGTGGGAAAGACAGCATTCGG AATCCAGCTCACTGCTAACTGCCTTCGCGAAGGCGGCGGAGTCGTCTGG TCGGGCCTTGGCAATCTCTTGTGGTCGGGCACTTATACGAATGCAGATGGCTTTCACCGGATGTCCATTGAACGGTTGCACCAGGTCGTGGACTTGAACTCTGAGGATGGGCAGATCCAACCATTAGACAAGTTTGTTCACTATAGCTGCCCGACCTTGGTTCATCTCATAGCCCTGCTATGTCGGCCCACGGCGTCTTGTATCCCAGAGTGGACATCATTGATTGTTGTTGATTCCCTTTCAGCGTTGGTCAACCATGACGTCCTCAAGAATACAGACCTGAGGCAGGCCCCTCAGACGAAGCATAAAGATACCCGAG AACGCAGAATACAGGCACTTCACTATATTTTGAGCAACCTTCAAAAGCTGGCAGCAACCCGGGATGTGGCTATTGTCATCCTCACGCAGTGCGCCACAAAGATGCAGGCGGAACGCGGTGCAACCTTGGTTCCCGCCATCAATGCAAGCGTCTGGAGACAAGGTATTGTCTCGAGGATCGCACTGTTCAGAGACCGGCTTCAAAATGACTTCGAGACTTCCACTGCTCTGCGCTTTGCGTTCATCCAGAAGCTGAACGGAGTTGACAAGCATGCGGATGATGCAGCCGCACTCTGCGGGTTCCATATTGAGGCA GCCGGTTTGGTTCCGGTGGAGTACGACCAGGCTTCAAGCCCCTTGAGGACGATGTCAACGCCAGCAGGTGCCCAAAAACGCAAGCTTGGGGATACCGGCTTCGAGATCGCCGacagcgaggacgagggtgacgatgatgaagattACGGTTGGGACCTAGAGCCAGATGCCCTCCCACCTATGCCCTCGCAATGGCAAGGCAGCGAAGACATTCTGCTCACTCGGGAGCCGGAGAGCAATGCGGATCTGCTTGATGAGGGCGTACAAGGGGAATCAGACGATGGCAAGGACCCAGAATCAACACTGGTTGTCAACGAtagcgaggatgatgacgacgagacTGAAAAcactgatgatgatgacgggaaggACGTCGACAAGCATGAAAATGTCGACGACCGCGTATCATAA